CCATCGCCGAGATCCAGGCGGCCATCGTCGCCCTGCGCAGCCACCAGCCGGTGATTGGCGTCATCGCCGGCAGCGTCGGTTGCTTCGGTGGCATGTCCATCGCCGCCGGGCTGTGCAGCCAGTTGATCGTCACCCGCGAGGCGCGGCTGGGGCTCAACGGTCCCCAGGTGATCGAGCAGGAAGCCGGTATCGAGGAATACGACTCCCGCGACCGTCCCTTCATCTGGAGCCTGACCGGTGGCGAGCAGCGCGTTGCCACCGGCCTGGCCGATCTCTTCGTCACCGACGACAGCACCGCCGTGGCCAACGCCATCCGCCAGGCTTTCGCCGCTGGCGTCACCACACCTCCGCGCAGCCAGCAGGCCGACCGTTATCTGGCATGCCTTGCCGATCTCGATACCGAACCCCAGGCGGACGCCGCCGCGGTTCGCCACCTCTATGCCGGAGACCAGCCATGAGCACCCAGCCCTCGCAACGCGGCCTGACCTGGTTCGAGGCCCTGGCCGGCCAGGGTCAGGCCGTTACGGGCCTGCCCGCTTCCCTGCGCGTCGCCGACCTCGAACTGGCCGGGCGCCCCGCACGCTGGCTGGCGGTGGTAGCGGATGCCGGCAATCCCTTCCCCCGCGCCCGCCAGGGCGAGGTGGGCCTGCTGGAAGGCTGGGGCCTGGCCCGGGCCATCCAGCAGGCCATCGCCGAGGATGGTGACGCCACGGTGAAACGCACCCTGATGGCCCTGGTGGACGTCCCCAGCCAGGCCTACGGTCGCCGCGAGGAAGCCTATGGCATCCACCAGGCCCTGGCCGGGGCCGCTGGGGCCTATGCCGAGGCGCGTCTGGCCGGGCATCCGGTCCTGGGCCTGCTGGTCGGCAAAGCCATGTCCGGCGGCTTCCTTGCCCATGGTTACCAGGCCAATCGGCTGCTGGCCCTGCGCGATCCCCAGGTGCAGGTGCATGCCATGGGCAAGGCCTCGGCGGCGCGGGTGACCCTGCGCAGCGTCGAAGAACTGGAACGTCTGGCGGCCGACATTCCGCCCATGGCCTATGACCTGGACAGCTATGCCTCCCTGGGCCTGCTCTGGCGCCAGCTGGAGGTGGCCCAGCCAGACCACCCCACCGAGACCGACCTGGAGCAGGTCCGCCAGGCCCTGGCCGACGCCCAGGCGGATGTCCTCGCCAGCGGTAGCACCGATCTCAAGCTGCGGCTGGACGGCACCAACCGCGCCGCCTCCCGTGAGGTGCGCGAGCGGCTGCGGGCGGGATGGAGCGCGTGATGAACAGTTGGCAGTCGGGCCTGTTGGGCTTCGCTGCGCTCAACCCAACCTACGAGGCTCCGGTAGGTTGGGTTGAGCAACGCGAAGCCCAACACAGACCCCACGACCTGCTCTGGGGCCTGACGCCGGGTGCCCTGCCCGAGGATGCCCCCGCCTGGGCGATAGAGGTAGCCCAGGCCAGTCTGCCGGTGGTGGTACGGCGGGCTACACCCGAGGCAGACCGCATTCCGGTCGGCCTGCGCGGCACTACTCGGGCAGAGCGGCTGGCGGTCTGGCTGGAGCCCGCTGCCGTGCTGCAGCACCGCTCCCCTGAGGCTCTGAGAATCTCGAATGGTTGCCGTGACCTACCCGTCTTCGAGACCCTGGCCCGACTACAAACTCTACTGGATGACCTGGGCCTGCCCTGGGGCCCTACCGGCGCCGCTGGCTACGAACTGGCCTGTGGCTGTCCCGCATTGCATGCAGGGAGCGATCTGGATCTGCTGATCCGCTGCGAAGCCCCTCTTCCGCGCGACCGGGCAAGAGCGCTGCTGGTCTCCCTGCAAGGGCAGGCACTGTGCCGCCTGGACGTCCTCCTGGAAACCCCACTTGGCGGCGTGGCGCTAGCCGATTGGGCCGGGAGCGCCCAGCAGGTGCTGCTCAAGACCGCTGCCGGTCCCCGGCTGGTGCGCGATCCCTGGCCAGCGGAGCGCGCCGCATGAGCACCCTCTTCCAGTTTCCCGGCCAGGGTGCCCAGCGTCCCGGCATGCTGCACGCCCTGTCCGAGCACGCCGAGATCCGGCGTACCCTGGAGGAAGCGGCCGAGGTGCTGGAAAGCGATCCCCTGGGCCTGGATACCGCCACGGCACTGGAACACACCCGCGCCGTGCAGCTCTGTCTGCTGATCGCCGGCGTCGCCACCGCGCGGCTGTTGTTGAGTCGTGGCCCGGCACCGCAGTTGGTGGCCGGGCTGTCCATCGGTGCCTATGCCGCCGCGGTAGTGGCCGAGGCCCTGGACTTTGCCGACGCCCTGCGCCTGGTGGCGCGGCGCGGCGAGCTGATGCAGGACGCCTACCCCCGCGGCTACGGCATGCTGGCGGTGCTTGGTCTGGGGCGTGGCGCGGTGGAGCGCCTGGTCGCCAGCCACCATCGTCCCGAAGCACCGCTCTACCTGGCCAACGCCAATGCCGAGCAGCAATACGTGGTGGCCGGCAGCGACGCGGGCCTGGCCTTGCTGGCCGATGCCGCCAGGGCTGAAGGCGCCGCGGCCGCCAAACGCCTGGCCATGAGCGTGCCCTCGCATTGCCCGCTATTGGCAGAGGCAGCCGCGACCCTGGACGAGGCCTTCGCCACCGTCGAGATGCGCGCTCCGCGCCTGGCCTATCTGAGTGGCACCTCGGCACGGCGGCTGGTGCGCGCCGAGCAGTTGCGCGATGACCTAGCCTTCAACATGGCGCGGCCCATCGAATGGCACGCCACCTTGGAAGCCGCCCGCGAGCGCGGCGTGTGCCTGGCCATCGAATTGGCGCCAGGTAGTGTGCTCACCCAATTGGCCAAGCGCGTGCTACCCGCGGCCGGGTCGCTGGCCTGGCAGGACACCCATCCGGACACCCTGGACGCGCTGCGGCGCGAGGAGGCAGCGCGACTGGATTGAGCATCCCGACTACGGCGGCTGCCCTCTCCCCAGCCCTCTCCCCAAGGGAGAGGGGGCAAGAGCGGAAGCGGTGCCCAGGCTTCATCCCATCCAAGCACAACCGAGGCTAGACGGAGACGTTAGAACAAGGCGGCTGCCCTCACCCTAGCCCTCTCCCCGAGGGAGAGGGGATAAAAAGCGAGAGCGGCGCCAGGCTTCACCCCACCCCAAGCACAACCGAGGACAACAACAATGATCATCTACGGTGTAGCGCTCCTGGCCGTCTGCATGCTTGCAGGCGTCATCATCGGCGACTTCCTGGGCGTCCTGCTCGGGGTCAAGTCCAATGTCGGCGGGGTGGGCATCGCCATGCTCCTGCTGATCTGTGCGCGGCTCTATATGGAGCGCCATGGCGGCATGAGCAAGGAATGCGAATTCGGCGTCGGTTTCTGGGGCGCGCTGTACATCCCGGTGGTGGTGGCCATGGCCGCCCAGCAGAACGTGGTCACCGCCCTGCACGGTGGCCCGGTGGCGGTACTGGCGGCGGTGGGGGCAGTGGCGGTGTGCGGGGTGACCATCGCCCTGATCAGCCGCAGCCATCGGGGTGAGCCCTTGCCGCCGCTGGCGGATGAGCCGATGGTGCCTAAACCGACGGTCGCCCAGGCCGCGCCGGCGGGGGGTCGCTAGGATGAACGATATCGTCATGAAGGCTCTGCAACACAATGGCCTGGTGGCCGCCTTTGCCCTGGTCGGCCTGATCATGTGGGTCTCGGTAGTCCTCTCGCGCCGGCTGACCTTTGGCCGGGTGCACGGCTCGGCCATCGCCATCGTCATCGGCCTGGTGCTGGCCTGGGTTGGCGGCACCCTCACCGGAGGCCAGAAGGGCCTGGCGGACCTGGCGCTGTTTTCCGGCATCGGCCTGATGGGCGGCGCCATGCTGCGCGACTTCGCCATCGTCGCCACGGCCTTCGAAGTGCAGGCCACCGAGGCGCGCAAGGCCGGGATGATCGGCGCGGTGGCCCTGCTGCTCGGCACCGTGCTGCCCTTTATCGTCGGCGCTGCGGTGGCTTGGGCCTTCGGCTATCGCGATGCGGTGAGCATGACCACCATAGGCGCGGGCGCGGTGACCTACATCGTCGGCCCGGTGACCGGCGCGGCCCTCGGCGCCAGTTCCGACGTCATGGCGCTGTCCATCGCCACCGGCCTGATCAAGGCCATCATCGTCATGGTGGCGACACCGGTCTCGGCGCGGCTGCTGGCGCTGGACAACCCGCGCTCGGCGATGGTCTTCGGCGGCCTGGCCGGCACCGTCAGCGGCGTCACCGCGGGGCTTGCCGCCACCGACCGCCGCCTGGTGCCCTATGGCGCCCTCACCGCCACCTTCCACACCGGCTTGGGCTGCCTGCTGGGGCCGTCGCTGCTGTATTTCTGCGTACGAGCCCTAGTGGGTTAGTGGCGCGCGTACATCCGGCATTCGGCGACGAAGGCCAGCAGATTGGGATCGCGCTCGCGGCTGCGCAGAAAGACTGCCCCGATCCGTTGCTGCAGCCGGTAGCGCGGGGCCAGGGGCAGCAGTTTGAGGCGGTTCTGGTAGACCGCCTCGACCCGCCCCGGCAGCAGCGCGTAGCCCACCCCGGAGCTGACCATGCTCATCAGCGAGAAGATGTCGTTGACCTGCATGATCACCTCCGGTTCGAAGCCGGCCTGGGCGAACACCTGGCGGCCGTCGCGAAAGGTGGCGAAGCCCTGGGTCAGGGTCACGAAGGGCACTCCGGCCAGGTCGCGCAGGTCCACCTCGGACTGGTCGGCGAAGGGCGAATCGCTGGGCGCGGCGAGGAAGATGTCGTCGCTGAACAGCTCGACGCTCTCACAGTCGGCATCCACCACGGCGTCGTCGAGGGCCACCAGCATGGCGTCCAGCTTGAAGTCGTGCAGTTGCTCGGCGAGGTCGGCGTTGGAGCCCAGCACCAGATCGATGTTGAGTTCGCTGCGCCTGAGCTTGAGGCCCATGATCAACTGGGGCACGGTCTTGACCGTTAGCGAATAGAGCGCGCCCAGGCGAAAGCGATCGGCCGAGAAGCCCGCCGCCTGCCGGGTCAGCCGCACCGTCTCGGCCAGGTCCTGCATCAGTCGCTCGGCGCGCGCCTCCAGCACGAAGGCGCCATCCAAGGGCGTCAGGGTTCGCCCCTCGTGCTTGAACAGCGGACAGCGCAGGGCGTTCTCCAGCGAATGGATGGCGCGGTGCACGCTGACATGGCTGGTGCCCAGCTCGGCGGCGGCCCGCGCCAGGTTACGGCTACGCATGAAGGCCAGGAAGATCTCCAACTTGCGCAGGGTGAGTTCATCGGTATCGGACATGGCGGCCAGCGGGGGTGGAAGACAGCTGATCACCTTGCCCGGATGGGCGGACGGCGTCGAGGGCTGGGCCATGGCAGAGGCTGCCATAGCCATCAGGCAGCGGAACCGATAGCGACCAGAGCGAGCCAACTGAGCACGGTGTTCAGCCAGGAGACCCCACCCGGTAGCTCGGCAAGCTCGTCAACAGCACGGTGTCCTTGTCGAGCGGCACCTGGGCACCCTTGCGGCGCAGTTCGTTGATGGCGTGCAGCAAGACCAGATTGATCTGCTCGACGCTGCTCAATTCGTCGATCTTGATCAGTCGGGATACCCGGGCGTTGTGCTCAGACTCGATAAGGGTGATGACCAGGCAATCGCCGCGGTGCTCCACTTCATGGCGTAAGGGCGGATCGAGTTTGGCCAAGCGTTCTTGCAACCTATCCATACGCAGGCTCCCGGCGATGGAACATCACCCTATTCAGGCTAGCCGTCGCGCTCAGGAACGCAAGCCTCTGTACGGAGGCTTTCGACTCGGCAAGGCTGTCCAGGAGGCGCCAGCTGGTCGCTATCGCCCGGCGTTGTCACGAACCGGCCATCAGCCCCTGGCAAACTGACCCTCTTGACCGCCCAACGCCGCGGCAGAGGCCCATCGATGGATACCCGCCCCGCCGTCCACCTGTTCGGCGCCCTCTTCGCCCCGCTGCAACGCCTGAGCCCCAGCGCCGAAGCCATCCGCTGCCTGTCGGCCCGGGGACGCGGCCAGCGCATCGCCCGGGCTACCCGGCAGCTCCTCGCGCTCGGTCATCGCCGCATCCTGCTGGTGTCGGGACCGGAGCAAGATGCCAGGCTCACCAATGCCTACATGTACGGCCACGCCCAGGTCATGCTGACGGAAGGACTGCCGCTGCTGCCCCGGCTGGAACTCGGCGCGACGCCGGAGCCGATCTGGCCGGAGTTGCTGGCATTGCTGGCATTGCTGGAAGAGCTGGAAGAGCTGGCGCCCAGCGTGTTGCTGTGCACCCAGGAAGCCGTCGTTGCTGACCTCGAGAGCGCCCTGCGCCACCATGCAGGGTTCGCCAAGCTGCTGATCGTGGGCCCTGAGATCCGTATGACGGGGCCAGGGGCGATTCGGCACTGACCGCGCCCCCTAGAAATTCGATCCCCTGACGCCCTGTCCGGCCGGATCGGGCCGCTGCAGGTTGCCAGAGCCAGCAGCCTTGGGTAGATTCCAGTCGATCTCCGCACGCTGCACGGCGGCAGCGGTGAAGCGCTCGGTACGCTCGGGCGCCAGGCGATGGGCCCAGCAGGCGAGCGCGGCCTTGTAACCGACGGTGATCTCCGGTTCCGGCTGCAGCAGCGCCCTGACGATGGCCTGCACGGCCTTGTCCGGTGCGTCCTTGGTGGGCAGGTCGGCGCGATGCCCGGTATAGCTGGCCGCATGGCCCCAGATCGGGGTATCGAGCGCCCAGGGCAGCACCGTTGACAGCTGGATATTCGGCTGCCCTCCGCGCCGCAGCTCCTGCTGCAGCACCCGGCCGAGGCTGAGCACGGCGGCCTTGGATGCCGAGTAGGAGGCCTGGTAGGTGTGGGGAATCTCGCCGTCCACCGAGGCCACGTTGACCAGCCGACCGTAGCCCTGGCGGCGAAAGCGCTGCAAGGCCAGGTGGCTGCCGATCACCACCCCTTTCACATTGGTATCCAGCAGGCGCAGGTGGTCTTCCAGGGGCACCTCCTCGAAGCGTCCGACCGCCACCACACCGGCATTGTTGATCCAGCCGTCGATGTGGCCGAAGCGTTGTTCGGCCTGTTCGGCCAGGGCGGTCATCTGTGCCGCGTCGGCCACGTCGGTCGGCACCACCAGGGCGGCCACGCCCAGGGCCTGCACCTCCACCGCCAGGGCTTCCAAGGCTTCGGTCCGCCGTGCGGCCAGCACCAGATTGGCGCCGCGCTGGGCCAGTGCCAGGGCCACGCCGCGGCCGACGCCACTGGAGGCGCCCGTGACCACCAGGTTTCTTCCGCCCAATTGCTCGCGGTCCGAGCGCCCAAGGCGACGCGGCGAGGCGCGATTCAA
The window above is part of the Pseudomonas oryzihabitans genome. Proteins encoded here:
- the mdcH gene encoding malonate decarboxylase subunit epsilon, with product MSTLFQFPGQGAQRPGMLHALSEHAEIRRTLEEAAEVLESDPLGLDTATALEHTRAVQLCLLIAGVATARLLLSRGPAPQLVAGLSIGAYAAAVVAEALDFADALRLVARRGELMQDAYPRGYGMLAVLGLGRGAVERLVASHHRPEAPLYLANANAEQQYVVAGSDAGLALLADAARAEGAAAAKRLAMSVPSHCPLLAEAAATLDEAFATVEMRAPRLAYLSGTSARRLVRAEQLRDDLAFNMARPIEWHATLEAARERGVCLAIELAPGSVLTQLAKRVLPAAGSLAWQDTHPDTLDALRREEAARLD
- a CDS encoding SDR family NAD(P)-dependent oxidoreductase, with the protein product MRTLPLLLALPAALALLNRASPRRLGRSDREQLGGRNLVVTGASSGVGRGVALALAQRGANLVLAARRTEALEALAVEVQALGVAALVVPTDVADAAQMTALAEQAEQRFGHIDGWINNAGVVAVGRFEEVPLEDHLRLLDTNVKGVVIGSHLALQRFRRQGYGRLVNVASVDGEIPHTYQASYSASKAAVLSLGRVLQQELRRGGQPNIQLSTVLPWALDTPIWGHAASYTGHRADLPTKDAPDKAVQAIVRALLQPEPEITVGYKAALACWAHRLAPERTERFTAAAVQRAEIDWNLPKAAGSGNLQRPDPAGQGVRGSNF
- the madM gene encoding malonate transporter subunit MadM → MNDIVMKALQHNGLVAAFALVGLIMWVSVVLSRRLTFGRVHGSAIAIVIGLVLAWVGGTLTGGQKGLADLALFSGIGLMGGAMLRDFAIVATAFEVQATEARKAGMIGAVALLLGTVLPFIVGAAVAWAFGYRDAVSMTTIGAGAVTYIVGPVTGAALGASSDVMALSIATGLIKAIIVMVATPVSARLLALDNPRSAMVFGGLAGTVSGVTAGLAATDRRLVPYGALTATFHTGLGCLLGPSLLYFCVRALVG
- the mdcE gene encoding biotin-independent malonate decarboxylase subunit gamma, with product MSTQPSQRGLTWFEALAGQGQAVTGLPASLRVADLELAGRPARWLAVVADAGNPFPRARQGEVGLLEGWGLARAIQQAIAEDGDATVKRTLMALVDVPSQAYGRREEAYGIHQALAGAAGAYAEARLAGHPVLGLLVGKAMSGGFLAHGYQANRLLALRDPQVQVHAMGKASAARVTLRSVEELERLAADIPPMAYDLDSYASLGLLWRQLEVAQPDHPTETDLEQVRQALADAQADVLASGSTDLKLRLDGTNRAASREVRERLRAGWSA
- a CDS encoding malonate decarboxylase holo-ACP synthase → MNSWQSGLLGFAALNPTYEAPVGWVEQREAQHRPHDLLWGLTPGALPEDAPAWAIEVAQASLPVVVRRATPEADRIPVGLRGTTRAERLAVWLEPAAVLQHRSPEALRISNGCRDLPVFETLARLQTLLDDLGLPWGPTGAAGYELACGCPALHAGSDLDLLIRCEAPLPRDRARALLVSLQGQALCRLDVLLETPLGGVALADWAGSAQQVLLKTAAGPRLVRDPWPAERAA
- a CDS encoding biotin-independent malonate decarboxylase subunit beta, with protein sequence MSDVTLPDVQELLHSRSFVELGARERARTVLDAGSFRELVGPFERLMSPWLPKQGIVCQADDGVVVAKGLIDGEPAVVCAIEGAFQGGSMGEVGGAKIAGALELALEDNLVGTPTRAVLLLETGGVRLQEANLGLAAIAEIQAAIVALRSHQPVIGVIAGSVGCFGGMSIAAGLCSQLIVTREARLGLNGPQVIEQEAGIEEYDSRDRPFIWSLTGGEQRVATGLADLFVTDDSTAVANAIRQAFAAGVTTPPRSQQADRYLACLADLDTEPQADAAAVRHLYAGDQP
- the madL gene encoding malonate transporter subunit MadL; the encoded protein is MIIYGVALLAVCMLAGVIIGDFLGVLLGVKSNVGGVGIAMLLLICARLYMERHGGMSKECEFGVGFWGALYIPVVVAMAAQQNVVTALHGGPVAVLAAVGAVAVCGVTIALISRSHRGEPLPPLADEPMVPKPTVAQAAPAGGR
- a CDS encoding LysR family transcriptional regulator gives rise to the protein MSDTDELTLRKLEIFLAFMRSRNLARAAAELGTSHVSVHRAIHSLENALRCPLFKHEGRTLTPLDGAFVLEARAERLMQDLAETVRLTRQAAGFSADRFRLGALYSLTVKTVPQLIMGLKLRRSELNIDLVLGSNADLAEQLHDFKLDAMLVALDDAVVDADCESVELFSDDIFLAAPSDSPFADQSEVDLRDLAGVPFVTLTQGFATFRDGRQVFAQAGFEPEVIMQVNDIFSLMSMVSSGVGYALLPGRVEAVYQNRLKLLPLAPRYRLQQRIGAVFLRSRERDPNLLAFVAECRMYARH